A genomic window from Silene latifolia isolate original U9 population chromosome Y, ASM4854445v1, whole genome shotgun sequence includes:
- the LOC141627575 gene encoding plasma membrane ATPase 1-like: MGSYIADVLKADARLVKGDPLKIDQSTLTMESPPVTKGPNNSVYSGCTCKQGDIEAIASAIRVHTFFFGKTADLVDSTNQLSGILYMFYSYWDVGINHCHGAIIKRMTNIEEMVGMDVLCSDKTRTFNAEQAHSVSKGVDADTVVLMAA, translated from the exons ATGGGTTCATATATTGCTGATGTCCTAAAAGCGGATGCTCGTCTTGTGAAGGGAGATCCTTTGAAAATTGACCAG TCTACATTGACAATGGAGTCTCCCCCAGTCACAAAAGGCCCTAACAATAGTGTTTACTCGGGCTGTACTTGCAAACAAGGAGACATTGAAGCTATCGCCAGTGCAATTAGAGTCCacacttttttttttggaaaaactGCTGACCTTGTTGACTCAACCAACCAA CTATCAGGAATTCTGTATATGTTCTATAGCTATTGGGATGTTGGAATAAATCATTGTCAT GGAGCTATCATCAAAAGAATGACAAATATAGAGGAAATGGTTGGTATGGATGTGCTTTGTAGTGACAAAACTAGAACTTTTAACGCTGAACAAGCTCATAGT GTCTCGAAAGGCGTAGATGCCGATACTGTTGTTTTAATGGCAGCTTGA
- the LOC141627036 gene encoding uncharacterized protein LOC141627036, translated as MYMCLQACKLGFLRGCRPIIGVDGCHLKGPMSGILLTAIGKDGNCNIFSVAWAVVEVENTDSWTWFLELLVKDLESVASNLTFMSDRQKGLVEALSGVVPNAEVRFCVRHIWTNFKQSYPGEAYRQAFWKVARAYTKAEFQQHMETIKGYVRGCL; from the exons ATGTACATGTGCTTGCAGGCATGTAAACTCGGGTTTTTAAGAGGGTGTAGACCTATCATAGGTGTAGATGGATGTCATTTAAAGGGTCCTATGTCTGGGATATTGTTGACAGCTATTGGAAAGGATGGAAATTGCAATATTTTTTCTGTGGCTTGGGCTGTAGTTGAGGTAGAGAATACAGACTCTTGGACTTGGTTTCTAGAGCTCCTTGTTAAGGATTTGGAATCGGTGGCCTCAAATTTGACTTTTATGTCCGACAGACAAAAG GGGTTGGTGGAAGCTTTGAGCGGGGTTGTGCCAAATGCTGAAGTCAGATTTTGTGTAAGGCATATATGGACAAATTTCAAGCAAAGTTACCCAGGAGAAGCATATAGGCAAGCATTTTGGAAAGTTGCTAGGGCATACACAAAG GCCGAGTTTCAGCAGCATATGGAGACAATAAAAGGGTATGTCCGAGGGTGCTTATAG